TGACGGTCTGCGACCCCAACGTCATTGTCTACCGACAGCAGGTCTTGGCAGATTGTCTGGCAAATCGCGCGCTGGTGCAGCAGATGTACGACATAGCGCTCGACGGTGTCCAAGTCCGTCGCAAAGTGTTCCTTGGGGGTTTGATGTCCCGCGACCCGCAAGCAATCCTGCGCCGCTCTGTCAGGATCCTTGAAATCCTAGTGGGCAATCTCCGGCAGCTGCAAGCCCTGGCCAACAAGCACGGCAACAGTTTCAGCTCGTTCGGATTTCGGCAGCTACTTGACATGATCCGCATCCAGCTCTGCGACGAGTACCTCGAGCAGTTCGACGCAGACCTTCGCGAGTTGCACCTGCCGCGAGGTGTGATGCTCAGCGCCGCGCTGGGACTAGGCAATAAGGGCACAGATTATCTTCTTCATCAGCCACCCAACCGCAATTGGTGGGACAAACTAACCGGAAACCACGGTGGCAGTTGTGGATTCGTCGTCGATGACCGCGACGAGGCCGGGGCAAAGGCGCTCATCGAGTTGGCCGGGCGTGCAATCAATGACATCGCCAACACCGTCACTCGATCCGCGGATCACGTCGAGGGATTTTTTGCCCGGCTACGCACCGAACTGGGGTTTTATTTGGCATGTGCCAATCTCTATAAACAGCTCATGAAAGTGAATGCGCCCTGCTGCTTTCCGACTCCTACGCCGATGGCCTCGCGCCGGTTCTGCTGTCGCGACCTGCGTGATGTGGGCCTTTGCCTGACCGCCACTAAACGGGTGATCGGAAATGACATCGATGCTGTCGGGAAGTCATTGATCATGCTCACTGGGGCCAATGAGGGTGGAAAGTCGACGACTTTGCGTAGCATCGGTGCCGCACAGGTGATGATGCAAGCCGGCATGTTCGTCACCGCAACGTCGTTTCAGGCCAACATCTGTGACGCTGTCTTCACCCACTTCAAACGCGAGGAAGACGACAGCCACGCCCACGGCAAGCTCGACGAAGAACTTGCCCGCATGAGTGACATTGCTGACTTCGTTGGCTCTACATCAATGCTGCTGTGCAATGAGTCTTTCGCTTCGACCAATGAGCGGGAGGGATCGCAGATCGCCCGCGACGTGATAAGTGCGATGGTTGAGAACGGCGTCAAAGTCGTGTTCGTCACCCATCTGTATGACCTCGCGCATCGTCTCAGCTCCCAAGGTGATCCCAGCTCCTTATTCTTGCGAGCCCAACGTCGCGACGACGGTGTACGGACGTTCCGCCTAGCGCCGGGACAACCGGAGTCAACCAGCTACGGCCAGGACTCATTCAGGCGGATATTCACCGAGGCCGCACGCGAAGTGACCTCAGCCGCCAAATCGTAGGGTCGACCGGCCCACTCGGGAGCTATTCCCGCGATGGACGCAACATTCCTGCGACGACGACGGCCACCACCATCCACGCGGCCGCATATAGGAAAGCGGCCTCTGCGCTGACCACCGTATAAAGTATCCCTGCTACGACGGTCGCCACCACGTCACCCATAGCCTGAACAGCCCCCAGCACGCCGAACCCAGAGCCTCGCAGGCGATCTGGAAGACACTGAGAAACGACGGCCGACTGCGTCGGCTCGGCCAGGCCGATTCCAGCTCCCGCCAACGAAAAGCCCAACGCCACGACGAGCACACTGTGCGCTCCGGTGGCGAACACAACGTAAGAACCGACGTAGACCCCGGCGCCCGCGGCAAAGACCGCCCGCGGGCCACTCCGGTCGTACCATCTCCCGGCCGCCAACGACGCCAGCGTCGCCACTACGTTGTGCGCGGCGTAAAGGAGAATTGCCAGCGATGCCGCGGCAGTGATCGTGCGTTGCGGGGCACTAAGTAGTTGCGTTGCACGAAGAATCAACAACGTGGTCGCGACGTTGCCAAACTCGAACACCGCCACCGGCAGCAGTGCCCGCAGCATGCCAGCGTCGCGTAACCCGGAGACCTCGAATCGTCTTGGCACGGATCGGTTCTTAGCGGGAATTACTCGGCGAGCTTGCCGGGCGGCCATGGTGATCGCCACTGCGGCACACAAGCCAGGGATAGCAGCAAGGACGAGCGCTGGTCGCACCCCGAGCCAGGCCACCAGCCCCGCGGCCAGTAACGGCCCGGCTACCGCACCGAGATTGTCACCAGCTCTCTCCAGCCCGAATGCCCTTCCGTGGGCCGATTCTGGACTCAGCGATGCCAAAAGAGCGTCGCGCGCTGGGGACCGTAGGCCGCGGGATAACCACGCGACGGCGCGCAGTACACCCACTTGCCACACCGTGATGGCCGCACCAATAGCTCCAGTCGCCAATGCGGTGCCAAGGTATCCGCCCGAGGCGACCTTCCCCCGTTTGTCTGGGTCGTTGGCCATCGGACCGCCGACCAGCTTCATGACACCGACTAAAGCGTCGCTAATTCCGTCGATCACACCGAGCGCCGCCGCTGAGGCGCCGAGTGTGCCGGTTAGGAAAGCGGGCAAGAGCGATGTTGTGATCTCGTGACCGGTATCGGAGAAGAAACTGGATGCTCCGACGGCACCCACACCGGCGGTGAACCACCTCTGTTGAGATTCGTCGTCGGACTCGCGACCGCCACGGCTGATGTCAGCACTCATACGTTGCAGGCAAGCACGTTCGGGCCAACAA
The nucleotide sequence above comes from Mycobacterium vicinigordonae. Encoded proteins:
- a CDS encoding MutS-related protein, which encodes MQNLVDEDLELPRVYQAMAGGDEFLLETAKKIVPLTVCDPNVIVYRQQVLADCLANRALVQQMYDIALDGVQVRRKVFLGGLMSRDPQAILRRSVRILEILVGNLRQLQALANKHGNSFSSFGFRQLLDMIRIQLCDEYLEQFDADLRELHLPRGVMLSAALGLGNKGTDYLLHQPPNRNWWDKLTGNHGGSCGFVVDDRDEAGAKALIELAGRAINDIANTVTRSADHVEGFFARLRTELGFYLACANLYKQLMKVNAPCCFPTPTPMASRRFCCRDLRDVGLCLTATKRVIGNDIDAVGKSLIMLTGANEGGKSTTLRSIGAAQVMMQAGMFVTATSFQANICDAVFTHFKREEDDSHAHGKLDEELARMSDIADFVGSTSMLLCNESFASTNEREGSQIARDVISAMVENGVKVVFVTHLYDLAHRLSSQGDPSSLFLRAQRRDDGVRTFRLAPGQPESTSYGQDSFRRIFTEAAREVTSAAKS
- a CDS encoding MFS transporter, coding for MSADISRGGRESDDESQQRWFTAGVGAVGASSFFSDTGHEITTSLLPAFLTGTLGASAAALGVIDGISDALVGVMKLVGGPMANDPDKRGKVASGGYLGTALATGAIGAAITVWQVGVLRAVAWLSRGLRSPARDALLASLSPESAHGRAFGLERAGDNLGAVAGPLLAAGLVAWLGVRPALVLAAIPGLCAAVAITMAARQARRVIPAKNRSVPRRFEVSGLRDAGMLRALLPVAVFEFGNVATTLLILRATQLLSAPQRTITAAASLAILLYAAHNVVATLASLAAGRWYDRSGPRAVFAAGAGVYVGSYVVFATGAHSVLVVALGFSLAGAGIGLAEPTQSAVVSQCLPDRLRGSGFGVLGAVQAMGDVVATVVAGILYTVVSAEAAFLYAAAWMVVAVVVAGMLRPSRE